The segment TATTTAAATCGTTTAATGCAAAAGTAATCTATAGATTATTctgttttatgaaacttttacttAATTCCTCATTATCCGATGATTAACTGTTTTGACTTGCACcattttttttacattaaacgactcttcattaaaataaataaaatgactgGTACATAtgttcaataatttattttagaaattataGAACTATTATGTACAAAGAAATACATTCCTAATataagaattaatttataagTTGATCTTCCTATTTCAATGACCATGATCATTCATGAAAGTGgtacatatatacatttttaaagcCCTTTATGATATAGAACAAGAGGATTTATTATAGTCTTGTTCCAGTTTAGCTGCATTTGCCAGATAGGATGTATCTAATTTTTTCTGTAACCACTCGGGCAATGGAGCATTCCAATTTTCTGGCGGTGCGTTCCTTTTCTCCCAAGTGTCATTTGCGTAATGAGCACGTAACCTTTCTAGCCTACGCTTCTTCTCACTGTTTATCAAGCTTTCCTGTACATATAATAATTCATTTCTGTTTActaatgtaattaaaaatcaGCAGGTTTCAATCAGAAGGTTCAACGTACGTATGCCTGTTCAGATTTATATTTTTCCCAACGGTAACAATTTTGATAGTCGGTTTTCCATTGTGAGCAATCAATTGATTTTCCAAATACAAAGTATTGATGAAACCGTGCTGCTATACTTTTACAGTCGCTATGTTCCTCGTTATAGATCTCGCATGGTCTTATCTAAAACATACAACCTATGAAAGCCATAATTTTCTTTGCTGAATGATTATTTGTAAGTTTTTCATAGAAACAGCATTTCatatttcattgaaaaacaCTATGTAACTTAAAATTATACCATCCACTCTAAATTTCGCAAGTCTTCTTTATcatttttctgtttttcttcATCAGGTTTGCCCTTCTCATCAGGTTTGACTTTTTCTTCTACTGAAAGTACTTCACTAGTTCCATTTAATTCaggcattttttttagaaagatTAAGGTTAACGGCCACTTTCTGCTTTAACTGTACAAACAAAAGCAATGGCTTATATACAAATAAGCAATATAttgtgaattttaaaaaatacaactaTGGCGAATAGTTTTATGTAACAACATTACTATCTTGAACAATGcttataaattacaattataGCACAGTACCGTTGCCGACCGTTGCGGAGTGAATTCATTTCATCATATACCAATCATATACCCACATATAATTAAATAactaattatatgtatagttatTCTTCAGTTATTCTTGTGTAAGGAGCAGTAAGGAGCAACGTGCTTTGCAGCAAGTGGCAGCAAGAGAGTTTACTATCTTTTGCTAGGATATTGCACGGTTTTCACGCACATGCGCGACGATTTTTAGCGTCAGTAACATAAAAGTGTGGCTAAATTGGGGTACCTTGGTCACCCCGTCTAATTTCGCAAAATTTGTTATGCTTTGATTTTGAGAGACATGAATGTATATATAACATGTGTGTgttgtattaaaatttaatatgtatGCAGATATAACATATAATATATGAACTTCTGAACTCTTCCGGTACTTTCCTACCAGTAATACATAGTGGTACTTTTCTCATCACTTTCCCCACAAGCTTAGGACGTAGCGTAGATACATCCCTGCATTTGGTCACATATGCGCGCACATGCGCGTGAAAACCGTGCAATATCCCAACCAATCCCAGCGCCGTTATGTACCTTTTTCCTGAACCTATAGCCACCGACTATATAGGTATAAAGATAGACCAATCCAATGAATTTTTGCGGCCCACTTTTCGAGGGCCACGTAACCCCATTACCATTTTATGCCAGAATTTCATTCGTgccacaaataaataaataagtcgcGTGTTGGATCGCTTCATTTGCATGAAATGAAAATGGTTATGGGGTCTATCCTTTCTGGTtgatattataaaatttcaaagcTATATACCTTCGCGATCATCAGATTACTAAATATACTGCAACCGCAGTAGGAAAAAAT is part of the Lasioglossum baleicum chromosome 6, iyLasBale1, whole genome shotgun sequence genome and harbors:
- the LOC143209258 gene encoding synaptic plasticity regulator PANTS; translated protein: MPELNGTSEVLSVEEKVKPDEKGKPDEEKQKNDKEDLRNLEWMIRPCEIYNEEHSDCKSIAARFHQYFVFGKSIDCSQWKTDYQNCYRWEKYKSEQAYESLINSEKKRRLERLRAHYANDTWEKRNAPPENWNAPLPEWLQKKLDTSYLANAAKLEQDYNKSSCSIS